Proteins found in one Triticum urartu cultivar G1812 chromosome 4, Tu2.1, whole genome shotgun sequence genomic segment:
- the LOC125550561 gene encoding nuclear poly(A) polymerase 1-like has protein sequence MAKSNPGYLGVSEPISLGGPTEKDVVQTAEVEKFLADAGLYESQEEAVSREEVLGKLDQTVKTWIKKATRVSGYGEQFVQEANAKIFTFGSYRLGVHGPGADIDTLCVGPRHATRNDYFFRCLHDMLAEMPEVSELHPVPDAHVPVLGFKLCGVSIDLLYANLAHVVIPDDLDLSQDSILHNVDEQAVRSLNGCRVTDQILRLVPNIPSFRTTLRFMRYWGKRRGVYSNVMGFLGGINWAILVARICQLYPNASPSMLISRFFRVYSQWKWPNPVTLCHIEEGPLGLPVWDPRRNFRDRGHQMPIITPAYPCMNSSYNVSTSTRYVMVQEFTRGYEICQAIDENRATWDDLFEPYPFFELYKNYLEVGITARNEDDLRNWKGWVESRLRTLVLKFERYTHEMLLAHPHPRDFSDGSRPLHSFYFMGLWRKQTAQPQEAEQFDIRGIVNEFKSAVLAYAHRREGMDIEVSHVKRKDIPLFVFPGGVRPPRSSRTVARSSRTVSRNAVTADGQVGNPSGAESWSDPQSALDHSGGYQSTLLVPSVSSKETQSILNGHSNLHTESLEHEHPGHFLGSTSAPGNIAVLDVVTQPNSMPSTSSNGAPTNGLDICFNSLHREAEGIPANNPVNFSPAVVDELDELASYQAKPDNKHVPPVHESSLERCSGRTVGQTCNLSSHGNNHLKRKAEEELEPLELAGPPVAATRASTSTVQRKPLRLRLSTVPQPKQAE, from the exons ATGGCGAAGAGCAATCCTGGTTATCTTGGCGTCTCCGAGCCAATCTCATTAGGCGGGCCAACTGAGAAGGATGTCGTACAGACAGCCGAGGTCGAaaag TTTCTTGCTGATGCGGGCTTGTATGAGAGTCAAGAGGAGGCTGTCTCGCGAGAAGAGGTCTTAGGCAAACTTGACCAG ACTGTGAAAACTTGGATTAAGAAGGCCACTAGGGTGAGCGGTTATGGCGAGCAGTTTGTGCAAGAAGCAAATGCTAAGATCTTCACATTTGGTTCATACCGCCTTGGG GTGCACGGTCCTGGCGCAGATATTGACACGCTATGTGTGGGTCCAAGACATGCAACTCGAAAT GACTACTTCTTCAGGTGTCTTCACGATATGCTAGCCGAGATGCCAGAAGTTTCTGAATTACACCCAGTACCAGATGCTCATGTGCCTGTTTTGGGTTTCAAACTTTGTGGGGTGTCTATTGACCTTTTATATGCAAACCTTGCACATGTGGTTATTCCTGAT GATCTTGATCtttctcaggactccatactgcACAATGTTGATGAACAGGCTGTTCGTAGTTTAAATGGGTGTCGAGTTACTGATCAAATCTTACGATTGGTCCCGAACATTCCG AGTTTTCGCACAACCTTAAGGTTCATGAGATACTGGGGGAAGCGCCGTGGGGTGTACTCAAAC GTTATGGGATTCTTGGGTGGCATAAATTGGGCAATTCTTGTTGCTCGTATATGTCAATTGTACCCAAATGCATCACCCAGCATGTTGATATCTCGTTTTTTCAGAGTCTACAGCCAGTGGAAGTGGCCCAACCCTGTTACACTTTGCCATATTGAGGAGGGTCCTCTTGGCCTCCCTGTTTGGGATCCAAGAAGAAACTTTAGAGACAGGGGCCATCAGATGCCTATAATTACACCCGCCTATCCTTGTATGAATTCTAGTTATAACGTATCTACTAGTACTAGGTATGTGATGGTCCAAGAATTCACACGAGGATACGAGATCTGCCAG GCAATAGATGAAAATAGAGCAACCTGGGATGATTTATTCGAGCCATATCCATTTTTTGAATTATATAAAAATTATTTGGAGGTTGGTATCACAGCAAGAAATGAAGATGACCTCAGGAATTGGAAAGGTTGGGTAGAGTCTCGCCTTCGGACGCTTGTATTAAAG TTTGAACGATATACTCATGAGATGCTCCTTGCACATCCGCATCCCAGAGATTTCTCAGATGGATCCAGGCCGTTGCATAGTTTTTACTTCATGGGTCTTTGGAGAAAACAAACCGCCCAACCTCAAGAAGCTGAGCAATTTGACATCAGAGGAATCGTAAATGAGTTTAAGAGCGCAGTTCTTGCTTATGCACATCGGAGAGAAGGAATGGATATTGAAGTGTCCCATGTAAAAAGAAAAGATATCCCTTTGTTTGTTTTTCCTGGTGGGGTGCGCCCTCCTCGGTCTTCCAGAACAGTAGCCAGGAGCAGTCGCACTGTTTCTAGGAATGCTGTTACAGCTGATGGTCAAGTTGGAAATCCATCGGGCGCTGAAAGTTGGAGTGATCCTCAATCTGCCCTAGATCATTCTGGTGGCTATCAAAGTACTTTGTTGGTCCCCAGTGTATCAAGTAAAGAAACCCAAAGTATTTTGAATGGGCATTCAAATCTTCACACAGAATCCCTTGAGCATGAACATCCAGGGCACTTTCTTGGAAGTACATCTGCTCCTGGGAACATTGCTGTGTTGGATGTAGTTACACAACCTAATAGTATGCCGTCTACTTCAAGCAATGGTGCTCCAACAAATGGGCTGGACATTTGTTTCAATAGTTTACATAGGGAAGCTGAGGGGATTCCTGCAAATAATCCTGTGAATTTCTCTCCGGCTGTGGTTGATGAGCTTGATGAGCTGGCATCATATCAAGCTAAGCCTGACAATAAGCATGTGCCTCCTGTTCATGAATCATCTTTGGAAAGATGTTCTGGAAGGACCGTGGGGCAAACATGTAATTTGAGTTCTCATGGTAATAATCATCTGAAGCGCAAGGCTGAGGAAGAGCTGGAg CCACTTGAGCTTGCTGGCCCACCAGTTGCCGCCACTCGTGCATCAACATCAACCGTTCAAAGAAAGCCCCTCAG GCTTAGATTGTCAACTGTGCCGCAACCAAAACAAGCTGAATGA